Proteins co-encoded in one Cytophaga hutchinsonii ATCC 33406 genomic window:
- a CDS encoding sensor histidine kinase translates to MIKSLVAVFTAIFVWNLTAQAEYTITLNNDQKQYEIQPQFVEQLQDPAASYTIDQVSSPLFAAKFKATGETMLRNTNRQAAYWLKLRIINHTDKSQQWLIESFNFRINEISCFLQTDSGFTEVVEGDMYAFKQRSVGHKNFEFLLPNDRDSIICYLRIKTKQPASFELFIRRFDAFTTYAIGEYFLLGIFYGTIGIVALFSLLMLLSFRKLVFLYYSLFLTGFGIFFMCQDGTGFQYLWSDMPIINAYSISISRLLMLIPYTLYFCEFLDIKKRLPLVWKAMMIWIVLRIVGAFLPKENDLLLSLVMYYDYIPFIVAYLTAIYSYSKGFKPALYFTLGFSILLISFIINSLRVACIVESNIFTAYSLNFGAVLEILFLSLSLGAWLRIIIQEKTVTENINKLLEEKVQERTAILQIQNTIINEKVNELDTLFYRLSHDVKGPLKSIMGLANLGLIDHTDRENYFRMIQSSATKLDKITSNFLQLSNAKQFDTEDLSSINFRKLLAEVIENLRYLNEFEKTSIQVDIEQEGEFYSYKNILYPAISNIIENAVKYRHEQGISSTLYIQIDSSSKKATLTFTDNGIGINPVNSQHIFDMFFRENTKEGVSGTGLGLYIVKTFIEKINGTVTHTANPANETIFVIEIPNALGVN, encoded by the coding sequence ATGATAAAAAGTCTTGTAGCCGTATTTACAGCTATTTTTGTATGGAATCTGACAGCACAAGCAGAATATACCATCACCCTTAATAACGATCAAAAACAATATGAGATCCAGCCTCAGTTTGTAGAACAGCTGCAGGACCCAGCGGCTTCTTATACCATAGATCAGGTATCTTCCCCGCTTTTTGCTGCAAAGTTTAAAGCAACAGGCGAAACCATGCTGCGCAATACCAACAGACAAGCGGCTTACTGGTTAAAACTGAGAATTATAAACCATACAGATAAAAGCCAGCAATGGCTTATTGAATCATTTAATTTCAGAATAAACGAAATCTCCTGTTTTCTTCAAACCGACTCCGGCTTTACAGAAGTAGTAGAAGGTGATATGTATGCGTTTAAGCAGCGATCTGTTGGCCATAAAAACTTTGAATTCCTGTTACCAAATGACCGTGATTCCATCATTTGCTACCTGCGCATAAAAACCAAACAACCTGCCAGCTTTGAATTATTCATCCGTCGGTTTGATGCTTTCACTACCTACGCGATAGGTGAGTATTTTCTGCTGGGTATTTTTTATGGAACCATTGGTATTGTAGCATTATTCAGTTTACTGATGCTGCTTTCGTTCCGTAAATTAGTATTCCTGTATTATTCGCTTTTCCTTACAGGCTTCGGCATTTTTTTTATGTGTCAGGATGGCACAGGCTTTCAATACCTGTGGTCAGATATGCCCATCATAAACGCCTATTCCATTTCCATTTCGCGCCTGCTCATGCTGATACCTTATACCTTATACTTTTGCGAGTTTTTAGATATTAAGAAACGCCTTCCATTGGTATGGAAAGCAATGATGATATGGATTGTACTGCGTATAGTGGGTGCTTTTCTTCCCAAAGAAAATGATTTGTTGTTGTCGCTTGTGATGTACTACGATTACATTCCGTTTATTGTAGCTTATCTTACAGCAATTTATTCTTACAGCAAAGGTTTCAAGCCGGCCTTATATTTCACCTTAGGTTTTTCCATTCTGCTCATATCATTTATCATTAATTCACTGCGTGTTGCCTGCATCGTTGAATCGAATATATTTACTGCATACTCATTAAACTTTGGAGCCGTGCTTGAAATTCTTTTCCTTTCCCTTTCATTGGGTGCGTGGTTACGCATAATTATTCAGGAAAAAACTGTCACGGAAAATATCAATAAATTACTGGAGGAAAAAGTACAGGAACGTACCGCCATTCTGCAGATTCAGAATACTATTATAAATGAAAAGGTAAACGAGCTCGACACCTTATTTTACAGGCTTTCACACGATGTAAAAGGTCCGTTAAAATCAATCATGGGGCTTGCTAATTTAGGTTTGATCGATCATACTGACCGGGAGAATTATTTTCGTATGATCCAGAGCAGCGCCACAAAACTTGATAAGATCACATCCAATTTCCTTCAACTCTCCAACGCAAAACAATTTGATACCGAAGATCTTTCTTCCATTAATTTCAGAAAACTGCTTGCAGAAGTCATTGAAAACCTGCGCTACCTGAATGAGTTTGAAAAAACAAGTATTCAGGTAGACATTGAACAGGAAGGGGAATTTTATTCCTATAAAAACATTTTATATCCTGCCATTTCAAATATTATTGAAAACGCCGTTAAGTACCGCCATGAACAGGGCATTTCATCAACCCTGTATATACAGATTGATAGCAGCAGCAAAAAAGCGACCCTGACATTTACCGACAATGGAATCGGGATAAACCCGGTCAATTCTCAGCATATTTTTGATATGTTTTTCAGGGAGAATACAAAAGAAGGTGTTTCAGGTACCGGCCTTGGCTTGTACATTGTAAAAACATTCATTGAAAAAATAAATGGTACTGTAACTCATACAGCCAATCCAGCAAACGAAACCATTTTCGTAATCGAAATTCCCAACGCGTTGGGAGTGAATTGA